One window of Solwaraspora sp. WMMA2056 genomic DNA carries:
- a CDS encoding LLM class flavin-dependent oxidoreductase yields MAHRWRQVEQWGFDHAWTYDHLGWRDLVDGPWFDAVPTLTAAATVTDRIALGTLVSSPNFRHPVHFAREITALDDISDGRVLLGVGAGGLGFDATVLGTPPLTPRARVDRYAEFVELLDLLLRTDRVTWQGRYYQAVDARSTPGCRQRPRVPFVLAANGPRSLALAARFGAGWVTTGTDFDDLESWWASVARLAERCTATLDQVDRDPADLRRYLSLDSAPVFSLSSAGFFADAVERAAGLGFTDVITHWPRRSSWYAGDERVLVEVATDVLPSLRGRPRTG; encoded by the coding sequence ATGGCGCACCGGTGGCGGCAGGTCGAGCAGTGGGGTTTCGACCACGCCTGGACGTACGACCATCTGGGCTGGCGGGACCTGGTCGACGGGCCCTGGTTCGACGCGGTGCCGACGCTGACCGCCGCCGCGACCGTCACGGATCGGATTGCGCTGGGCACTCTGGTCTCGTCACCGAACTTCCGGCACCCGGTGCACTTCGCCCGGGAGATCACCGCCCTGGACGACATCTCCGACGGCCGGGTGCTGCTCGGGGTGGGTGCCGGCGGGCTCGGCTTCGACGCCACCGTCCTCGGTACGCCGCCGCTGACGCCGCGCGCCCGCGTCGACCGGTACGCCGAGTTCGTCGAACTGCTCGACCTGCTGCTGCGAACCGACCGGGTCACCTGGCAGGGCCGGTACTACCAGGCGGTGGACGCCCGCAGCACCCCCGGCTGCCGGCAGCGGCCCCGGGTGCCGTTCGTGCTGGCCGCCAACGGCCCCCGGTCGCTGGCCCTGGCGGCCCGGTTCGGCGCCGGCTGGGTGACCACCGGCACCGACTTCGACGACCTGGAATCGTGGTGGGCGTCGGTGGCCCGCCTGGCCGAGCGGTGTACGGCGACCCTCGACCAGGTCGACCGGGATCCGGCGGATCTGCGCCGTTACCTGTCGCTGGACTCCGCGCCGGTCTTCTCGCTCAGCAGCGCCGGGTTCTTCGCCGACGCCGTCGAGCGGGCCGCCGGGCTCGGCTTCACCGACGTGATCACCCACTGGCCGCGCCGCAGCAGCTGGTACGCCGGCGACGAGCGGGTCCTCGTCGAGGTCGCCACCGACGTGCTGCCGTCCCTGCGCGGACGACCCCGGACCGGTTGA
- a CDS encoding trypsin-like serine protease, producing the protein MRQHHRPTRGPSRHRLATPLAAVLLAGLTPLLTPGPAQAIVGGQPVAAGDLRFVAEVRNTAVGGLCTGSLVHPGWVLTAAHCAAPTSVGDVTVRVGNTTAGTGGELRRVHRIVAHPQYIGGHNDLALLELSSPITSITPVRLTTPAEVHLSDGVQGGPFTPYDQGIAVGWGRDGAGNLPSRLPFVGVFITPSQPDSLGIKRLMVDRGPCQGDSGGPLLVSAGGTYVQAGVLKAASCTGAASYSEVGAGGNRTWLLSQLTAVPYTPFGTVDWDGDGHADILTRNDTTGDLWLYPGQSKRGYSTATPVRLSTGWAGFTPYGAADWDRDGNPDIVARQDGTGQLWLYPGTGTRGPAGTPRVLIGSGANAHSPFGLVDWDRDRHVDLISRDNDTADLWLYPGQSVRGGSTVPRVRIGNGWRGYTAFGTVDWDRDGHADIVTRNDATGDLWLYPGQSNRGYSTATPVRISWGW; encoded by the coding sequence ATGCGACAGCACCACCGACCGACCCGAGGCCCGTCCCGACACCGGCTGGCCACCCCGCTGGCCGCCGTCCTGCTCGCCGGACTCACCCCACTGCTCACCCCCGGCCCGGCCCAGGCCATCGTCGGCGGCCAACCGGTCGCCGCCGGCGACTTGCGCTTCGTCGCCGAAGTGCGCAACACCGCCGTCGGCGGACTCTGCACCGGCAGCCTCGTCCACCCCGGCTGGGTGCTCACCGCCGCCCACTGCGCGGCGCCGACCTCCGTCGGCGACGTGACCGTCCGGGTCGGCAACACCACCGCCGGCACCGGCGGCGAGCTCCGCCGAGTCCACCGGATCGTGGCCCACCCGCAGTACATCGGCGGTCACAACGACCTGGCACTGCTGGAACTCAGCTCGCCGATCACCAGCATCACGCCGGTGCGGCTGACCACTCCGGCCGAGGTGCACCTGTCCGACGGTGTACAAGGCGGCCCGTTCACCCCGTACGACCAGGGCATCGCCGTCGGCTGGGGACGCGACGGCGCCGGGAACCTGCCGTCGCGGTTGCCGTTCGTCGGCGTCTTCATCACCCCGTCACAGCCGGACAGCCTGGGCATCAAACGGCTGATGGTCGACCGGGGGCCCTGCCAGGGCGACAGCGGCGGCCCGCTGCTGGTCTCCGCCGGCGGCACCTACGTGCAGGCCGGTGTGTTGAAGGCGGCCAGCTGCACCGGGGCCGCCTCCTACAGCGAGGTCGGTGCCGGCGGCAACCGGACCTGGCTGCTCAGCCAGCTCACCGCCGTGCCGTACACGCCGTTCGGGACGGTCGACTGGGACGGTGACGGCCACGCCGACATCCTCACCCGCAACGACACCACCGGCGACCTCTGGCTCTACCCCGGACAGAGCAAGCGCGGCTACTCCACCGCCACCCCGGTGCGGCTGAGCACCGGCTGGGCCGGATTCACCCCGTACGGGGCAGCGGACTGGGACCGTGACGGCAACCCCGACATCGTGGCCCGCCAGGACGGCACCGGACAGCTGTGGCTCTACCCCGGCACGGGCACCCGTGGACCGGCCGGCACCCCCCGGGTGCTGATCGGTTCCGGCGCCAACGCCCACAGCCCGTTCGGGCTCGTCGACTGGGACCGCGACCGCCACGTGGACCTGATCAGCCGGGACAACGACACCGCCGATCTATGGCTGTACCCCGGACAGAGCGTCCGCGGCGGGTCCACCGTCCCACGGGTCCGGATCGGCAACGGCTGGCGCGGCTACACCGCCTTCGGCACCGTCGACTGGGACCGCGACGGCCACGCCGACATCGTCACCCGCAACGACGCCACCGGCGACCTCTGGCTCTACCCCGGACAGAGCAACCGTGGCTACTCCACCGCGACGCCGGTGCGCATCAGCTGGGGCTGGTGA